A part of Capsicum annuum cultivar UCD-10X-F1 chromosome 6, UCD10Xv1.1, whole genome shotgun sequence genomic DNA contains:
- the LOC107874207 gene encoding uncharacterized protein LOC107874207 — protein MEITLKSGKELSEEPLKKPKEVDVDLVPKQFEKYLKDVTTNNVKLQDIETVALTEEYSSVAMQKMPKKLKDPGSLRKLRPSSLILQLADRSLSHPEGIIEDADKRVPVFFGHPFLVTGGALIDVREDTLTIRLDDEDPIFKVYKPLNTLSHYKNLCIIAVIKGYKYGVVESIPPKTSSDFLIE, from the exons ATGGAAATTACTTTGAAGAGTGGAAAAGAGCTTAGTGAAGAACCTTTAAAGAAACctaaggaggtagatgttgaTTTGGTTCCTAAACAG TTCGagaagtacttgaaggatgtgacCACTAACAACGTTAAGCTGCAGGATATTGAGacagtagcactcactgaggagtaTAGCTCTGTGGCGATGcaaaagatgcccaaaaagcttaaAGATCCTGGGA GCTTGAGGAAGCTGAGACCAAGCTCTTTGATACTCCAGTTAGCAGACCGGTCGCTATCCCATCCTgaaggaatcatagaggat gCAGATAAAAGAGTACCAGTCTTCTTTGGACATCCATTCTTGGTAACGGGAGGAgctttgatagatgtgagagaggacACGCTCACAATAAGGCTGGATGATGAAGATCCAATTTTTAAAGTATACAAGCCACTTAACACATTATCCCACTACAAAAATTTATGCATAATTGCAGTGATTAAAGGgtataagtatggggtggtggagtctattccacca